Proteins encoded together in one Longimicrobiaceae bacterium window:
- a CDS encoding MBL fold metallo-hydrolase, with translation MPTLHLLGTGAALSDASRTTTMLAFESAGSAIVVDCGGDVVQRLMAAGIDPDRIEALVVTHEHADHVSGFPLFMEKVWLAGRRRPVPVHGPAPALSQARRIWEAFDTGGWEGVPEILWREVALEEGAVVLESDAWHVTAAPGTHSVPVIGVRVEDRRGSGVAAYSCDTEESDAIARLARGADLLVHEATGGFGGHTSVEGAARVAARAEAGRLVLVHLPPEVGGEELARARETFPRVELGEDGARYEF, from the coding sequence ATGCCCACCCTGCACCTCCTCGGCACCGGCGCCGCGCTCAGCGACGCCAGCCGCACCACCACCATGCTGGCCTTCGAGTCCGCGGGCTCGGCGATCGTCGTCGACTGCGGCGGAGACGTGGTCCAGCGCCTGATGGCGGCGGGGATCGACCCGGACCGGATCGAGGCGCTGGTGGTCACGCACGAGCACGCCGACCACGTTTCCGGCTTCCCCCTCTTCATGGAAAAGGTCTGGCTCGCCGGCCGCCGCCGCCCCGTCCCCGTCCACGGCCCGGCCCCGGCGCTCTCGCAGGCGCGGCGGATCTGGGAGGCGTTCGACACGGGCGGCTGGGAGGGCGTGCCGGAGATCCTCTGGCGCGAGGTGGCGCTGGAAGAGGGCGCCGTGGTGCTGGAGAGCGACGCCTGGCACGTCACCGCCGCCCCGGGGACGCACAGCGTTCCCGTGATCGGGGTGCGGGTGGAGGACCGCCGCGGGAGCGGCGTGGCCGCCTACTCCTGCGACACCGAGGAATCGGACGCCATCGCCCGGCTGGCGCGCGGGGCGGACCTGCTGGTGCACGAGGCCACGGGCGGCTTCGGCGGTCACACCAGCGTGGAGGGCGCGGCGCGCGTCGCCGCGCGTGCGGAGGCCGGGCGGCTGGTGCTGGTGCACCTCCCGCCCGAGGTGGGCGGCGAGGAGCTGGCCCGCGCCCGCGAGACCTTCCCCCGCGTGGAGCTGGGGGAGGACGGCGCCCGCTACGAATTCTGA